From a region of the Rhipicephalus microplus isolate Deutch F79 chromosome X, USDA_Rmic, whole genome shotgun sequence genome:
- the LOC119182137 gene encoding uncharacterized protein LOC119182137 isoform X6 codes for MNSVLHKWSSYTGRYLVGNISGKGSLLGEEELNRYFSDRKVNVFVATWNMNGLDHRENKELMYENLLKFYQLRSAMLDGQASLAFKKERENLD; via the exons ATGAACAGTGTCCTGCATAAGTGGTCTTCATACACTGG GAGATACCTGGTCGGAAACATCAGTGGCAAGGGGTCACTGCTTGGTGAAGAAGAACTAAACCGTTACTTCTCAGACAGAAAGGTCAATGTATTTGTGGCTACGTGGAACATGAATGGATTG GATCACCGTGAGAATAAAGAACTTATGTATGAGAACCTCCTGAAGTTTTATCAGCTGAGAAGTGCTATGCTTGATG GTCAGGCATCTTTGGCTTttaagaaggaaagagaaaatttGGACTGA